Proteins encoded in a region of the Pseudomonas sp. GOM7 genome:
- a CDS encoding GNAT family N-acetyltransferase, translating to MDIELLQGRQIAPHIEDLAHLRITVFREFPYLYDGSLDYEAEYLDTYVRSADSLCVLVRDGGRVVGASTALPLADETVEFQQPFLSAGWDPACIFYCAESVVLPAWRGHGLGVRFFAEREAHARKLGRFDWCTFCAVQRPADHPRRPADYQPLDAFWARRGYRHHPELHTQYHWRDLDEAEESAKPMSFWLKELQS from the coding sequence ATGGATATCGAATTGCTCCAGGGGCGGCAGATAGCGCCCCATATCGAAGACCTGGCGCATTTGCGCATCACGGTCTTCCGCGAATTCCCCTACCTCTACGACGGCAGCCTCGACTACGAGGCCGAATACCTCGACACCTACGTGCGCAGTGCCGATAGCCTGTGCGTGCTGGTACGGGACGGGGGCCGGGTGGTCGGCGCCTCCACGGCACTGCCGCTGGCCGATGAAACCGTGGAATTCCAGCAGCCGTTCCTCTCGGCGGGCTGGGACCCTGCGTGCATTTTCTACTGCGCCGAGTCGGTGGTGTTGCCGGCCTGGCGCGGCCATGGCCTGGGCGTGCGCTTCTTCGCCGAGCGCGAGGCCCATGCGCGCAAGCTGGGTCGCTTCGACTGGTGCACCTTCTGCGCCGTGCAGCGCCCGGCCGATCATCCGCGGCGGCCCGCCGACTACCAGCCGCTGGACGCCTTCTGGGCGCGCCGGGGTTATCGCCATCATCCCGAACTGCATACCCAGTACCACTGGCGCGACCTGGACGAAGCCGAGGAATCGGCCAAGCCCATGTCGTTCTGGCTCAAGGAACTCCAGTCATGA
- a CDS encoding nuclear transport factor 2 family protein: MTATELVQAYYAAFNAGDMPTFLDLLAEDVVHDINQGERQVGKATFAAFMDKMNRCYRERLADIVVMQNVAGDRAAAEFVVHGEYLADDEGLPPANGQTYVLPAGAFFEIKNGKVARISNYYNLNDWIAQVG; encoded by the coding sequence ATGACCGCCACCGAACTGGTTCAGGCCTACTACGCCGCCTTCAACGCCGGCGACATGCCCACCTTCCTCGACCTGCTGGCCGAGGACGTGGTGCACGACATCAACCAGGGCGAGCGCCAGGTCGGCAAGGCCACCTTCGCCGCTTTCATGGACAAGATGAACCGCTGCTACCGCGAGCGCCTGGCCGACATCGTGGTCATGCAGAACGTCGCAGGCGATCGCGCCGCTGCCGAATTCGTGGTGCATGGCGAGTACCTGGCCGACGACGAAGGCCTGCCACCGGCCAACGGCCAGACCTACGTCCTGCCGGCCGGCGCCTTCTTCGAGATCAAGAACGGCAAGGTGGCGCGCATCAGCAACTACTACAACCTCAACGACTGGATTGCGCAGGTAGGCTGA
- a CDS encoding thermostable hemolysin, producing the protein MELPWAQHDRPVARIGRGDTYELHLASPDSARRAALEHFIRQRFELQHGAHIRHFMPCLFGLENPAGQLLGAVGVRSAGNGSLFLERYLDEPIHKTIGARLGHTEPGRGELVEVGNLAADNPGAARLLIVALTDLLVALGFRWVTFTGTPTLLNSFQRLGLTPIALGEADPARMGAELADWGSYYDSRPLVMAGDIHGGHQRLLQLGAYPRLGHQPLYALEEMPDVVCS; encoded by the coding sequence ATGGAACTCCCCTGGGCACAGCATGATCGTCCCGTGGCCCGTATCGGGCGCGGAGATACTTACGAACTCCACCTGGCTTCCCCCGACAGCGCGCGGCGCGCGGCGCTGGAGCATTTCATCCGCCAGCGCTTCGAGTTGCAGCATGGCGCGCACATCCGCCACTTCATGCCCTGTCTGTTCGGCCTGGAGAACCCAGCCGGGCAGTTGCTCGGCGCGGTGGGTGTGCGCAGCGCAGGCAATGGCTCGCTGTTTCTCGAGCGCTATCTGGACGAGCCGATCCACAAGACCATTGGTGCACGCCTGGGCCACACCGAGCCTGGCCGTGGCGAACTGGTGGAAGTGGGCAACCTGGCCGCCGACAACCCCGGCGCCGCACGCCTGCTGATAGTCGCCCTCACCGATCTGCTGGTGGCGCTGGGTTTTCGCTGGGTCACCTTCACCGGCACACCGACCCTGCTCAACAGTTTCCAGCGCCTGGGACTGACCCCAATCGCACTCGGCGAGGCCGACCCGGCGCGCATGGGCGCAGAGCTGGCCGACTGGGGCAGTTACTACGACAGCCGCCCACTGGTGATGGCCGGCGATATCCATGGCGGCCATCAGCGCCTGCTGCAACTGGGCGCCTACCCACGCCTCGGCCATCAACCGCTCTATGCTCTGGAGGAAATGCCCGATGTGGTCTGTAGCTGA
- a CDS encoding AMP-binding protein, protein MWSVAEPFFTRLAQYGEHVALIEGERTLSYAQLLDAVASRGRHLRDLGAQRVALALDNGIDWVLWDLAAMHAGLVCVPVPGFFSADQQRHVLDSAGIDCLIGSAAPGFVCLEGDIHRRHVAQAATLHPNTCKITYTSGTTGQPKGVCLDLVTQLAVAGSLVEASASRNVERHLCILPLATLLENIAGVYAPLLAGARVELMPMAQVGLSGASGFDLMRFLQALQAAQPHSLILLPQLLLALVSAAERGLPLPSSLRFVAVGGGRVSAQLLERAEALELPIFEGYGLSECASVVCLNTPEQRRLGSTGKPLGHLQVTLADDGEVLVKGARMLGYLGEPAPQGEWLGTGDLGHFEDGFLVLHGRKKHQFITAYGRNVNPEWVESELVQQLPIAQAWLHGEALPANVAVLVPRFPNTPDAQLQAAVDAVNRGLPDYARVHHWLRADSPFNASNDLATANGRLRRTALFTHYQAVIDELMAEGVPA, encoded by the coding sequence ATGTGGTCTGTAGCTGAGCCTTTCTTCACGCGCCTGGCCCAATATGGCGAGCATGTCGCGCTGATCGAGGGCGAACGTACGCTGAGCTACGCCCAACTGCTCGACGCGGTGGCAAGCCGCGGCAGGCACCTGCGTGACCTGGGCGCACAGCGCGTGGCGCTGGCACTGGACAACGGCATCGACTGGGTGCTGTGGGATCTGGCGGCGATGCATGCCGGCCTGGTCTGCGTGCCCGTGCCGGGGTTCTTCTCCGCCGATCAGCAACGCCATGTGCTCGACAGCGCCGGCATCGATTGCCTGATCGGCAGCGCAGCCCCTGGCTTCGTCTGCCTGGAGGGCGACATCCATCGCCGCCACGTGGCGCAAGCGGCCACGCTGCATCCGAATACCTGCAAGATCACCTACACCTCCGGCACCACCGGCCAGCCCAAGGGCGTGTGCCTGGATCTGGTCACGCAACTGGCGGTGGCTGGCAGCCTGGTCGAGGCCAGTGCCAGTCGCAACGTCGAGCGCCACCTGTGCATCCTGCCGCTGGCGACACTGCTGGAGAACATCGCCGGCGTCTACGCACCGCTGCTGGCCGGGGCGCGGGTGGAGCTGATGCCCATGGCGCAAGTCGGTCTGAGCGGCGCCAGCGGCTTCGACCTGATGCGTTTCCTGCAGGCGCTGCAAGCGGCCCAGCCGCACAGTCTGATCCTGCTGCCACAATTGCTGCTGGCGCTGGTCAGCGCCGCCGAGCGCGGCCTGCCGTTGCCGAGTTCGCTACGCTTCGTCGCGGTCGGTGGTGGGCGGGTCTCTGCACAATTGCTGGAGCGGGCCGAGGCGTTGGAGCTGCCGATCTTCGAGGGCTACGGGCTGTCCGAATGCGCCTCGGTGGTGTGCCTGAACACGCCCGAACAGCGCCGTCTCGGCAGCACCGGCAAGCCGCTCGGCCATCTGCAGGTGACGCTGGCGGACGATGGCGAAGTACTGGTCAAGGGCGCACGCATGCTCGGTTATCTCGGTGAGCCGGCACCGCAAGGCGAATGGCTGGGCACCGGCGACCTCGGCCATTTCGAGGACGGTTTCCTGGTGCTGCATGGGCGCAAGAAGCACCAGTTCATCACCGCCTACGGGCGCAACGTCAACCCGGAGTGGGTCGAATCCGAGCTGGTGCAGCAATTGCCCATCGCCCAGGCCTGGCTGCATGGCGAGGCGCTGCCGGCCAACGTCGCGGTGCTGGTGCCACGCTTCCCCAATACCCCCGACGCGCAGCTACAGGCAGCGGTGGACGCGGTCAATCGCGGCCTGCCGGATTACGCCCGCGTGCACCACTGGCTGCGCGCCGATTCTCCCTTCAATGCGAGCAACGATCTGGCCACGGCCAACGGTCGTCTGCGTCGCACAGCCCTGTTCACCCATTACCAAGCCGTCATCGATGAGTTGATGGCAGAAGGAGTACCTGCATGA
- a CDS encoding TenA family transcriptional regulator: MSFYQSLLEQTQAERDYLLGAPIIQQAMTGQVALHSYIAFLTEAYHHVKHTVPLLMACGARLPERLEWLREAIAEYIEEETGHQEWVLNDIASCGVDKEAVRHGTPRLPTELMVAYVYDRIARHNPVGFFGMVNVLEGTSIALATQAAGIIQDKLRLPSQAFSYLNSHGSLDLDHIEFFKKLMNRLDNDDDKAAVVHTAKVVYRLYGDMFRSLPLAGEE, from the coding sequence ATGAGTTTCTACCAATCCCTGCTGGAGCAGACCCAGGCCGAACGTGATTACCTGCTCGGCGCGCCGATCATCCAGCAGGCCATGACCGGCCAGGTGGCGCTGCACAGTTACATCGCCTTCCTCACCGAGGCCTATCACCACGTCAAGCATACCGTGCCGCTGCTGATGGCCTGCGGCGCACGTCTGCCCGAACGCCTGGAGTGGCTGCGCGAAGCCATCGCCGAATACATCGAGGAGGAAACCGGCCACCAGGAGTGGGTGCTCAATGACATCGCCTCCTGCGGTGTGGACAAGGAAGCCGTACGCCATGGCACCCCACGCCTGCCCACCGAGCTGATGGTGGCCTACGTCTACGACCGCATCGCCCGGCACAACCCGGTGGGTTTCTTCGGCATGGTCAACGTCCTCGAAGGCACCAGCATCGCCCTGGCCACCCAGGCCGCCGGCATCATCCAGGACAAGCTACGCCTGCCGAGCCAGGCCTTCAGCTACCTCAACTCCCACGGCAGCCTGGATCTGGACCACATCGAGTTCTTCAAGAAGCTGATGAACCGCCTGGACAACGACGATGACAAGGCCGCCGTGGTGCACACCGCCAAGGTGGTCTACCGCCTCTATGGCGACATGTTCCGCAGCCTGCCGCTAGCGGGCGAGGAGTAA
- a CDS encoding SDR family oxidoreductase, with protein sequence MQPTDCRALLTGASGGIGLALAERLASEGAHLLLVGRRLEPLQELLQRYPDQVQLVQADIGSRAGRDVLVAAAQNFGGLNCLINAAGVNRFALFDQQDEQQIAELIGLNVTATLQITQRLLPLLRAQRRALVINVGSTFGAIGYPGFAAYCASKFALRGFSEALRRELADTHVRVLYFAPRATRTTMNAPSVVAMNDELGVAMDDPEQVANELLDTLRREQEERHLGWPERLFVRLNGLLPKVVDQALRKQLPIIQRFARHKP encoded by the coding sequence ATGCAACCGACGGATTGCCGTGCCTTGCTCACCGGGGCCAGTGGCGGTATCGGCCTGGCCCTGGCCGAGCGCCTGGCCAGCGAGGGCGCCCATCTGCTGTTGGTGGGCAGACGCCTGGAGCCCCTGCAGGAACTGCTCCAGCGCTACCCCGACCAAGTGCAACTGGTACAGGCCGATATCGGCAGTCGTGCCGGGCGCGATGTGCTGGTAGCCGCTGCGCAGAACTTCGGTGGGCTGAACTGCCTGATCAACGCCGCCGGGGTCAACCGTTTTGCCTTGTTCGACCAGCAGGACGAACAGCAGATCGCCGAGCTGATCGGCCTCAACGTCACCGCCACGCTGCAGATCACCCAGCGCCTGCTGCCGCTGCTGCGGGCACAACGGCGAGCCCTGGTGATCAACGTCGGCTCCACCTTCGGCGCCATCGGCTACCCCGGCTTCGCCGCCTACTGTGCCAGCAAGTTCGCCCTGCGTGGCTTTTCCGAGGCCCTGCGGCGCGAACTGGCCGATACCCATGTGCGCGTTCTCTACTTCGCTCCGCGCGCCACCCGCACGACGATGAACGCCCCCAGCGTGGTGGCGATGAACGATGAGTTGGGCGTGGCCATGGACGACCCCGAACAGGTCGCCAATGAACTGCTCGACACCCTTCGCCGCGAGCAGGAAGAACGCCATCTCGGCTGGCCCGAGCGGCTGTTCGTACGCCTCAACGGTCTACTGCCCAAGGTGGTCGACCAGGCTCTGCGCAAGCAATTGCCGATCATCCAACGCTTCGCCCGTCATAAACCCTGA
- a CDS encoding tetratricopeptide repeat protein, producing MNALRTLLIATLGFTTLPAFALSASGEAQLHQLQTRWAEINYQTPEKQREEAFAKLVSQADAALASEPKAPELLIWRGIILSTEAGAKGGLGALSLVKQAKASLEQALAIDPQALAGSAYTSLGSLYYQVPGWPIGFGDDEKAEQMLKQALAINPDGIDPNYFYGDFLQRQKRYDEARTALEKALAAKDRPSRELADQGRRAEAKALLQQVESKLR from the coding sequence GTGAACGCATTGCGTACCCTGCTCATCGCCACGCTCGGCTTCACCACCCTGCCCGCCTTCGCCTTGAGCGCCAGCGGCGAAGCGCAGTTGCACCAGTTGCAGACCCGCTGGGCCGAGATCAACTACCAGACGCCGGAAAAGCAACGTGAAGAGGCCTTCGCCAAGCTGGTCAGCCAGGCCGACGCGGCCCTGGCCAGCGAGCCCAAGGCCCCCGAGTTGCTGATCTGGCGCGGCATCATCCTGAGCACCGAGGCTGGTGCCAAGGGCGGCCTCGGTGCCCTGAGCCTGGTCAAGCAGGCCAAGGCCAGTCTGGAACAGGCCCTGGCCATCGACCCGCAGGCACTGGCCGGCTCGGCCTACACCAGCCTCGGCAGCCTCTACTATCAGGTTCCGGGCTGGCCGATCGGTTTCGGCGACGACGAAAAAGCCGAGCAGATGCTCAAGCAGGCGCTGGCGATCAACCCGGATGGCATCGACCCGAACTACTTCTACGGCGACTTCCTGCAACGCCAGAAACGCTACGACGAAGCCCGCACCGCGCTGGAAAAGGCCCTGGCCGCCAAGGATCGCCCTAGCCGCGAGCTGGCCGATCAGGGGCGCCGTGCAGAAGCCAAGGCGCTTTTGCAGCAGGTCGAGAGTAAACTCCGCTAA
- a CDS encoding response regulator transcription factor: MRILLVEDDPALGEGIRTALKPEGYTVDWLQDGASALHALSHESFELAILDLGLPRMDGLQVLKHLRAAANPVPVLVLTARDATSDRIAGLDAGADDYLIKPFDVAELKARLRALLRRSFQRPQPALEYRGIRLDPASQMVEYQGQSLNLPRKEFLLLHELLIQPGRVLTRDKLQQALYGWDEEVESNALEVHVHHLRKKFFPELIRTVRGVGYLVDK; the protein is encoded by the coding sequence ATGCGCATTCTTCTCGTCGAAGACGACCCGGCATTGGGCGAAGGCATTCGCACCGCGCTGAAACCCGAAGGCTATACCGTGGACTGGCTGCAGGATGGCGCCAGTGCCTTGCACGCCCTGAGCCACGAGAGCTTCGAGCTGGCCATACTCGACCTCGGTCTGCCGCGCATGGATGGCTTGCAGGTGCTCAAGCACCTGCGCGCCGCCGCCAACCCGGTGCCGGTGCTGGTGCTGACCGCGCGCGATGCCACCAGCGACCGTATCGCTGGCCTCGATGCCGGCGCCGACGACTATCTGATCAAGCCCTTCGATGTCGCCGAACTCAAGGCGCGCCTGCGCGCCCTGCTGCGGCGCAGCTTCCAGCGCCCACAACCGGCACTGGAATACCGTGGCATCCGTCTCGACCCGGCGAGCCAGATGGTCGAATACCAGGGCCAGAGCCTCAACCTGCCGCGCAAGGAATTCCTTCTGCTGCACGAGTTGCTGATCCAGCCCGGCCGCGTGCTGACCCGCGACAAGCTGCAGCAGGCGCTCTATGGCTGGGACGAGGAAGTGGAAAGCAACGCCCTGGAAGTGCACGTGCACCACCTACGCAAGAAATTCTTTCCGGAGCTGATCCGCACCGTGCGCGGCGTTGGCTATCTGGTGGACAAATGA
- a CDS encoding ATP-binding protein: MRLLKVFGSIRTRLLVLLLLMLAASFGLISHKIYHDSVHEVRELFDAQLSQTARLLMGLVRHDLNANERREMQAVLDEALLLRNVRNPDNLFGHEYEGKLAFQMLNYDGEVLFQSASAPPGLLDDMIKQLGLTLPDEGQPMHERLTQLARYLIGYHTVSIGEHRWRVFVLQDVRDNHWVLAGEREDVRGELIDKIARRSLQPLLYGLPIVGLLLWLVVGWGLSPLQRMAQAIRGRAPDNLAPLVFPPLPGELEPMAAALNRLLLQVNQLLDQEKRFIADAAHELRTPLAVLRIHAQNALEAADARDRDEALRQLAGGVDRATRVVAQLLTLARLDPNSVRLSMSNLDLLAFLRGELAELTPLALERQQDLVLEASDSGDYQLIADAPSLGILLQNLVSNAVQYTPLGGSIQVQLLSDAQALTLQVHDSGPGVPVDMHERLFERFFRLGEGQGAGLGLSIVRRVVELHQGSIALEDSPLGGLQVSVRLPRR, translated from the coding sequence ATGAGGCTGCTGAAAGTCTTCGGCTCCATCCGTACCCGCCTGCTGGTTCTGTTGCTGCTGATGCTGGCCGCCAGCTTCGGCCTGATCAGCCACAAGATCTACCACGACTCGGTGCATGAGGTACGCGAGCTGTTCGACGCCCAACTGTCGCAGACCGCACGCCTGCTGATGGGGCTGGTGCGCCATGACCTGAACGCAAACGAGCGCCGCGAGATGCAGGCCGTACTCGACGAAGCCTTGCTGCTGCGCAACGTGCGCAATCCGGACAACCTGTTCGGTCATGAGTATGAAGGCAAGCTGGCCTTCCAGATGCTCAACTACGATGGCGAAGTGCTGTTCCAGTCCGCCAGTGCGCCACCCGGGCTGCTCGACGACATGATCAAGCAGCTCGGTCTGACCCTGCCCGATGAAGGCCAGCCGATGCACGAACGCTTGACGCAACTGGCACGCTACCTGATCGGCTACCACACCGTGAGTATTGGCGAACACCGCTGGCGGGTGTTCGTTCTGCAGGATGTGCGTGACAACCACTGGGTACTGGCTGGCGAGCGCGAGGACGTGCGCGGCGAACTGATCGACAAGATCGCCCGGCGTAGCCTGCAGCCCTTGTTGTACGGCCTGCCCATCGTCGGCTTGTTGTTATGGTTGGTCGTGGGCTGGGGCCTGAGCCCGCTGCAACGCATGGCCCAGGCCATTCGCGGGCGCGCTCCGGACAACCTGGCGCCGCTGGTCTTTCCGCCACTGCCGGGCGAGCTGGAACCGATGGCGGCGGCACTGAACCGGTTGCTGCTGCAGGTCAACCAGTTGCTCGATCAGGAGAAACGCTTCATCGCCGACGCCGCCCACGAGTTACGTACGCCGCTGGCGGTGCTGCGCATCCACGCACAGAACGCCCTGGAGGCAGCGGATGCCCGCGACCGTGATGAGGCCCTGCGCCAGCTCGCCGGCGGCGTCGACCGTGCCACCCGCGTGGTGGCGCAACTGCTCACCCTGGCCCGCCTGGATCCCAACAGCGTGCGCCTGAGCATGAGCAATCTCGATCTGCTGGCCTTCCTCCGCGGCGAGCTGGCCGAACTGACGCCCCTGGCCCTCGAGCGCCAGCAGGATCTGGTGCTGGAGGCCAGCGACAGCGGTGACTACCAACTGATCGCCGACGCGCCGAGCCTGGGCATCCTGCTGCAGAACCTGGTGAGCAATGCGGTGCAGTACACCCCGCTCGGTGGCAGCATTCAGGTGCAGTTGCTCAGCGATGCGCAGGCGCTGACCCTGCAGGTGCACGACAGCGGCCCCGGCGTGCCGGTGGACATGCACGAGCGCCTGTTCGAGCGTTTCTTCCGCCTCGGCGAAGGCCAGGGGGCGGGGCTTGGCTTGTCCATCGTGCGTCGAGTGGTGGAACTGCATCAGGGCAGCATCGCCCTGGAGGACTCACCGCTGGGTGGGCTGCAGGTCAGTGTGCGCTTGCCTCGACGCTGA
- a CDS encoding ribbon-helix-helix domain-containing protein: MCELYVKADPILYESRSRSLRIRGVVTTLRLENQFWDILREIAEVDGMTTNQLIAKLYEEVMDFRGEVVNFASFLRVSCTRYLAQKAGRQVPLRLVGSGA, encoded by the coding sequence ATGTGCGAACTCTATGTGAAGGCCGACCCCATCCTCTACGAATCGCGCTCACGTTCGCTGCGCATTCGTGGTGTGGTGACCACCTTGCGCCTGGAGAACCAGTTCTGGGACATCCTGCGCGAGATCGCCGAGGTCGATGGCATGACCACCAACCAGTTGATCGCCAAACTCTATGAAGAGGTGATGGATTTTCGCGGCGAGGTGGTCAACTTCGCTTCCTTCCTGCGCGTCAGTTGCACCCGTTACCTGGCGCAGAAGGCCGGGCGCCAGGTGCCGTTGCGCCTGGTCGGCAGCGGCGCCTGA
- a CDS encoding DJ-1/PfpI family protein yields MMAAKKILMLVGDYAEDYETMVPFQALQMVGHSVHAVCPGKAAGQTVRTAIHDFEGEQTYSEKPGHNFALNFDFAKVRAEDYDALVIPGGRAPEYLRLNAEVLALVKAFAAADKPIAAVCHGAQLLAVAGVLQGRECSAYPACAPEVGLAGGTYVEIPVDQAHVHGKLVSAPAWPAHPAWLAAFLKVLGTEIRL; encoded by the coding sequence ATCATGGCAGCCAAGAAGATTCTCATGCTGGTCGGCGACTACGCCGAAGACTACGAAACCATGGTGCCGTTCCAGGCCCTGCAGATGGTCGGCCACAGCGTGCATGCGGTGTGCCCAGGCAAGGCCGCCGGGCAGACGGTGCGTACCGCCATCCACGACTTCGAGGGCGAACAGACCTACAGCGAGAAGCCGGGGCACAACTTCGCGCTGAACTTCGACTTCGCCAAGGTACGCGCCGAGGATTACGACGCCCTGGTGATCCCCGGTGGTCGCGCGCCGGAATACCTGCGCCTGAATGCCGAGGTGCTGGCCCTGGTCAAGGCCTTCGCTGCCGCCGACAAACCCATTGCCGCCGTCTGTCACGGTGCCCAGCTACTGGCAGTAGCCGGCGTGCTGCAGGGGCGTGAATGCAGCGCCTATCCGGCCTGCGCGCCGGAAGTCGGCTTGGCGGGTGGCACCTATGTGGAGATCCCGGTGGATCAGGCTCATGTGCATGGCAAGCTGGTCAGTGCACCGGCCTGGCCTGCGCATCCGGCCTGGCTGGCGGCGTTTCTCAAGGTGCTGGGCACGGAAATTCGCCTGTAA
- a CDS encoding DUF2846 domain-containing protein, with protein sequence MRRLLLSLPFVLLAGCSTPGAFFGDLDGEPFTPQQLSDENRAMVYLYRPRNDWADQELEAPALFIDNQLIGSLPSNGYLALDFEAANYKLEMRRPLAGSFWTLLADGPLDFTLITSFSLDAAVGGTYYLRYDEDGPPPMGTAMEGGGEGPLQLVSAELAERELPVTRQVQPLAQVAASQEEPERPQRGFWRSVGEALDKIGI encoded by the coding sequence ATGCGCCGTCTGCTGCTGTCGTTGCCCTTCGTCCTGCTCGCCGGCTGCTCCACGCCGGGGGCCTTCTTCGGTGATCTCGACGGTGAACCCTTCACCCCCCAGCAGCTCAGCGATGAGAACCGGGCCATGGTCTATCTCTACCGCCCGCGCAACGACTGGGCGGATCAGGAACTGGAGGCGCCGGCGCTGTTCATCGACAATCAGTTGATCGGCAGTCTGCCGAGCAATGGCTACCTGGCCCTGGATTTCGAGGCCGCCAACTACAAGCTGGAGATGCGCCGCCCACTGGCCGGCAGCTTCTGGACGCTGCTGGCCGACGGGCCGCTGGATTTCACCCTGATCACCAGTTTCTCCCTGGATGCCGCCGTGGGCGGCACCTACTACTTGCGCTACGACGAGGACGGCCCACCCCCCATGGGCACGGCCATGGAGGGCGGCGGCGAGGGGCCGCTGCAACTGGTCTCGGCAGAGTTGGCCGAGCGCGAGCTGCCGGTGACACGGCAGGTGCAGCCGCTGGCTCAGGTCGCTGCCAGCCAGGAAGAACCCGAGCGCCCGCAGCGCGGCTTCTGGCGATCAGTCGGCGAGGCGCTGGACAAGATCGGCATCTGA
- a CDS encoding SDR family oxidoreductase, which yields MSDTVRFEDQVVIVTGAGGGLGRAHALLFARHGAKVVVNDLGGSTHGEGANASAADKVVEEIRAFGGTAVASHDSVTDGDRIVQTALDHFGRIDVLVNNAGILRDKSFHKMEDADWDLVYKVHVEGAYKTTHAAWPYLREQNFGRVIFTSSTSGIYGNFGQSNYGMAKLGLYGLTRTLAIEGRKNNILVNAIAPTGATRMTEGLIPPQVFEQLKPELVSPLVVYLGSAACQDSGGLYEVGGGWIGKVRWERSLGVGFDPQAGFSPADVAAQWQRICDFDGAAHPADNVEALREMMANLQKYAI from the coding sequence ATGAGCGATACCGTTCGTTTTGAAGATCAAGTGGTGATAGTCACGGGGGCGGGTGGTGGCCTGGGTCGCGCTCATGCGCTGCTGTTCGCCCGCCATGGCGCCAAGGTGGTGGTCAACGATCTCGGTGGCAGCACCCACGGCGAAGGTGCCAACGCTTCGGCCGCCGACAAGGTGGTGGAAGAGATCCGTGCCTTCGGCGGTACGGCGGTGGCCAGCCACGACTCGGTGACCGACGGCGACCGGATCGTGCAGACCGCGCTCGATCATTTCGGCCGTATCGACGTGCTGGTCAACAATGCCGGCATCCTGCGCGACAAGAGCTTCCACAAGATGGAGGATGCCGACTGGGATCTGGTCTACAAGGTTCATGTCGAAGGGGCCTACAAGACCACCCACGCCGCCTGGCCTTACTTGCGCGAGCAGAATTTCGGACGGGTGATCTTCACCTCGTCCACCTCCGGCATCTACGGCAACTTCGGCCAGAGCAACTACGGCATGGCCAAGCTCGGCCTCTATGGGCTGACCCGTACCCTGGCCATCGAAGGGCGCAAGAACAACATCCTGGTCAACGCCATCGCTCCGACTGGCGCCACCCGCATGACCGAAGGGCTGATCCCGCCGCAGGTGTTCGAGCAGCTCAAACCCGAGCTGGTCAGCCCGCTGGTGGTGTACCTCGGCAGCGCTGCCTGCCAGGACAGCGGTGGCCTCTACGAGGTCGGTGGAGGCTGGATCGGCAAGGTACGCTGGGAGCGCAGCCTGGGCGTCGGCTTCGATCCCCAGGCCGGCTTCAGCCCCGCTGATGTTGCAGCGCAGTGGCAGCGTATCTGCGACTTCGACGGTGCCGCCCACCCGGCGGACAACGTCGAGGCGCTGCGGGAAATGATGGCCAACCTGCAGAAATACGCGATCTGA